The Natribaculum luteum genome contains the following window.
CCGAACGCGATCGCGGATAGCGACGAGCGCCTAGTAGCCGTCGAAGGCGAACGTCCGGAGACCGAACTCCGCGGCGCGCTCGCGGGAGATGGTCGCGTCCCGATAGCCGATCTCCCCGTCCTCGAGTACCGTCAGCACGTCGCCGACGGAGAGCGCGAACCCGAGGTCGTGGGTCGCGACGACGACCGTGATCCCCTCGCGTCGCAACGCGTCGATCACAGCACTGATCGTCGAACAGCCGTCGCCGTCGAGCCCGAGCGTCGGTTCGTCGAACAGCAGGTAGTCGGGGTCCATCGCCAGCACGCCTGCGAGCGAGACGCGCTTTTTCTCGCCACCGCTCAACGTGGTACACAGCCGGTCGTCGAACCCGGACAGTCCGACCGTCTCGAGTGCCTCTTGAGTTCGTCGGGCAGCGTCGACGCCGACGTTCTCGGGTCCGAACGCGACGTCCTGGCCCACGGTCGGCGCGACGAGCTGGTCGTCGGGGTTCTGGAAGACGTAGCCTACCTTCGTCCGGAGGTCGCGGAGGCTCGCGTCGTCGTAGGTCACGCGCTCGTCGTCGACGTAGACTGCGCCGCCGTCGGGTTCGACGAGTCCGT
Protein-coding sequences here:
- a CDS encoding energy-coupling factor ABC transporter ATP-binding protein, producing the protein MTIETTDLEFAYEGEPVLRGVDFRAAGGEVTMLLGRNGAGKSTLLKHLNGLVEPDGGAVYVDDERVTYDDASLRDLRTKVGYVFQNPDDQLVAPTVGQDVAFGPENVGVDAARRTQEALETVGLSGFDDRLCTTLSGGEKKRVSLAGVLAMDPDYLLFDEPTLGLDGDGCSTISAVIDALRREGITVVVATHDLGFALSVGDVLTVLEDGEIGYRDATISRERAAEFGLRTFAFDGY